The genomic interval ATGAAATTAAAAGGAAAAATTGTATTTATAAGCGGAGCGAGTAGTGGGATAGGAGAAGCAACTGCAAAAGCATTTGCACAGAAAGGTTCAAATTTAATTTTATGTGCAAGAAGAAAAGAAAAACTTGACAAACTTGCTAATGAATTAAAGAAGAAATATAAAATTGATATTTACACTTTTAAACTTGATGTACGTGATAAAAAAGCTGTAGAGAAAAGTATAAATGAATTTCCTGAAAAGTGGAAAAATATTGATGTACTTGTAAATAATGCAGGTTTATCACGAGGACTTGATAAATTACATGAAGGATTAATTCAAGATTGGGAAGAAATGATTGATACCAATGTAAAAGGTCTTTTATACCTTACTCGCATAATAGTTCCAATAATGGTTAAAAATAATAAAGGACACATAATTAATATTGGCTCAACAGCCGGCATTCATGCTTATCCGGGAGGAAATGTATATTGTGCAACAAAAGCCGCTGTGCAGTTCATTAGCAACGGATTAAGACAGGATGTTGTAGATAAAGCCATAAGAGTTACAAATATCCAACCCGGCATGGCA from Bacteroidota bacterium carries:
- a CDS encoding SDR family oxidoreductase; translation: MKLKGKIVFISGASSGIGEATAKAFAQKGSNLILCARRKEKLDKLANELKKKYKIDIYTFKLDVRDKKAVEKSINEFPEKWKNIDVLVNNAGLSRGLDKLHEGLIQDWEEMIDTNVKGLLYLTRIIVPIMVKNNKGHIINIGSTAGIHAYPGGNVYCATKAAVQFISNGLRQDVVDKAIRVTNIQPGMAETEFSNVRFHGDNKKADSVYKGIKPLLAEDIADIIVYTASVPAHVQICEVTVTPTNQATGGVIYKEGSFK